In one Brassica oleracea var. oleracea cultivar TO1000 chromosome C9, BOL, whole genome shotgun sequence genomic region, the following are encoded:
- the LOC106316306 gene encoding flavonol synthase/flavanone 3-hydroxylase-like, with protein sequence MEVERDQTVSSPTIPIVDLSNLDKELVARAVVKASQEWGVFQVVNHEIPKELIQSLKKVGTHFFELSSEAEKEAVATPANSKDIQGYVTNSQQDIEDKVDRVDHLFHNLPPPTSVDYRYWPKNPPEYRQVNEEYARQVKKLAEKILGWLSEGLGLDREALFNQGFGGGEKAVYTMKINYYPPCRPQANLVLGMEPHTDIHGLTLLVPNEIPGLQVFNDNQWFDVEYNPSVINILIGDPIWRMSNGKYKNVLHRTTLNTEKTRMSWVVLLKPPYDMVIEPLTKHTGDGDEAPKFKPITYGEHVERKVRDKLQKRS encoded by the exons ATGGAGGTTGAGAGAGACCAAACTGTATCCTCACCAACGATCCCTATCGTTGATCTAAGCAACCTCGACAAAGAGCTAGTGGCACGTGCGGTTGTGAAGGCGAGCCAAGAGTGGGGGGTTTTTCAGGTGGTGAATCATGAGATCCCCAAGGAACTTATCCAGAGTTTAAAGAAGGTTGGGACACATTTCTTTGAGCTCTCATCAGAGGCGGAGAAGGAAGCCGTGGCGACGCCAGCAAACTCCAAAGACATCCAAGGATACGTTACAAACAGCCAACAAGATATAGAAGACAAGGTTGATCGAGTTGATCATCTCTTCCATAATTTACCGCCACCCACTTCGGTTGATTACAGATACTGGCCAAAAAATCCTCCAGAATACAG GCAGGTGAATGAGGAGTATGCAAGACAGGTAAAGAAGCTCGCAGAAAAGATTTTGGGTTGGTTATCCGAAGGATTAGGGTTAGATCGTGAGGCTTTGTTCAACCAAGGTTTTGGAGGTGGCGAAAAGGCGGTTTATACGATGAAGATAAACTACTATCCGCCGTGTCGTCCACAAGCAAATTTAGTCCTTGGAATGGAACCTCACACAGATATCCACGGTTTGACACTTCTGGTCCCCAATGAGATTCCTGGACTTCAGGTGTTCAATGATAACCAATGGTTCGACGTGGAGTATAACCCATCTGTCATCAATATTCTTATAGGCGATCCGATCTGG AGAATGAGCAACGGGAAGTACAAGAACGTGTTGCATAGAACGACTTTGAACACGGAGAAGACGAGGATGTCTTGGGTTGTTCTCTTGAAGCCACCTTATGATATGGTCATTGAACCTTTGACGAAGCACACAGGAGATGGCGACGAGGCTCCCAAGTTTAAGCCCATTACTTACGGGGAGCACGTAGAACGCAAGGTCAGGGATAAACTTCAAAAGCGGTCATGA